The following proteins are encoded in a genomic region of Vibrio tasmaniensis:
- a CDS encoding amino acid ABC transporter permease yields the protein MGFDFNYMLELLPILLKYLGTTMEMATWGLFFALILSLILANIRVFKIPVLDQLSQLYISFFRGTPLLVQLFLLYYGLPQVFPWMVGLDAFGAAVIGLTLHFAAYMAESIRAAIIGIDRSQMEASLSVGMTTSQAMRRVILPQATRVALPSLMNYFIDMIKSTSLAFTLGVAEIMAKAQMEASSSFRFFEAFLAVALIYWGVVVILTRIQIWAEVKLNKAYVR from the coding sequence ATGGGATTTGACTTTAATTACATGCTAGAGCTGTTGCCAATACTACTGAAGTATTTAGGCACCACGATGGAGATGGCGACTTGGGGCTTGTTCTTTGCTCTGATCCTGTCTCTGATACTGGCGAATATTCGTGTATTCAAAATCCCAGTACTCGACCAACTGAGCCAGCTGTACATTAGCTTCTTCCGAGGCACACCACTGTTGGTACAGCTGTTCCTTCTATACTACGGCCTACCGCAGGTATTTCCGTGGATGGTTGGACTCGATGCGTTTGGCGCGGCCGTGATTGGTTTGACCCTGCACTTTGCCGCTTACATGGCTGAAAGTATTCGTGCCGCGATTATCGGTATTGATCGCAGCCAAATGGAAGCCAGCCTTTCGGTCGGTATGACAACCAGCCAAGCGATGCGCCGAGTGATCTTGCCGCAAGCAACTCGCGTGGCACTGCCTTCTTTAATGAACTATTTCATTGATATGATTAAGTCTACTTCACTTGCCTTCACCCTAGGTGTAGCCGAAATCATGGCCAAAGCTCAAATGGAAGCTTCTTCAAGTTTCCGCTTCTTCGAGGCTTTCTTAGCGGTAGCGCTGATTTACTGGGGCGTGGTGGTTATCCTCACTCGTATTCAAATCTGGGCCGAAGTGAAACTGAATAAGGCGTATGTACGATGA